A DNA window from Falco peregrinus isolate bFalPer1 chromosome 8, bFalPer1.pri, whole genome shotgun sequence contains the following coding sequences:
- the TSSK6 gene encoding testis-specific serine/threonine-protein kinase 6: MPKTDGGKKLLCELGYSLGHTLGEGSFSKVKAATSNKHKGPLAIKVVDRQRAPPAFMYKFLPRELSILRKIRHPNIVRTFDVIEISNGKLYIVMEAAASDLLQLVQELGRLPCVPKARDIFAQVVSAMRYLHSRNLVHRDLKCENVLLTAEGHRAKLTGFGFSKEANSYPDLSTTFCGSPAYASPEVLMSIPYDAKKYDMWSLGVMLYVMVTGCLPFDHTHICRMSQQQKKGVQYPEGLPPLPEPCRALITKLLQFSPASRPGVEQVAKNSWLKRDI; encoded by the coding sequence ATGCCAAAAACCGACGGAGGAAAGAAGCTACTTTGTGAGCTGGGCTACAGTCTGGGTCACACATTAGGAGAGGGCAGCTTCTCCAAGGTGAAAGCAGCCACCTCCAACAAACATAAGGGCCCGCTAGCCATCAAGGTGGTGGACCGGCAACGAGCACCCCCAGCCTTCATGTACAAGTTTCTGCCTCGGGAGCTCTCCATCCTGCGCAAGATCCGGCACCCCAACATCGTGCGCACCTTCGATGTTATCGAGATCAGCAATGGGAAGCTCTACATCGTGATGGAGGCAGCAGCCAgtgacctgctgcagctggtgcaggagctggggaggctGCCCTGCGTCCCCAAGGCCCGGGACATCTTTGCACAGGTTGTGTCGGCCATGCGCTACCTGCACAGCCGCAACTTGGTGCACCGGGATCTCAAGTGTGAGAACGTGCTGCTCACCGCCGAGGGCCACCGGGCCAAACTCACCGGCTTTGGCTTTAGCAAGGAGGCCAACAGCTACCCAGACCTGAGCACCACGTTCTGCGGGTCACCAGCCTACGCTTCCCCGGAGGTGCTGATGAGCATCCCCTACGATGCCAAGAAGTACGACATGTGGAGCCTGGGGGTGATGCTCTATGTGATGGTGACTGGCTGCCTGCCCTTTGACCATACCCACATCTGCCGCatgtcccagcagcagaagaaaggggTGCAGTACCCAGAggggctgcccccgctgccGGAGCCCTGCCGAGCCCTCATCACCAAGCTGCTCCAGTTCAGCCCAGCCTCCCGGCCTGGCGTGGAGCAGGTGGCCAAGAACAGCTGGCTGAAGAGGGACATCTGA